GGTGCGACGCCCGGAGCGGCGCATGACGTCGGCGCGCAGAGCGTCGTCGCCGCTGAGGTCGATCTCCTCGTACGCGATGCCGCGCTCGCTGAGCAGGCGCTTCGCGCGGACGCAGTAGGGGCAGCTCGGCGTGGTGAACACCTCGACGCGGGCCATGCATCCTCGGTAACGCGCGTCCTGCGCGGAGGCAAGGTCGCGTCACGCGTTGACTCGCGCCCGGACCGCCGCTAGCCGAGC
The genomic region above belongs to bacterium and contains:
- the grxC gene encoding glutaredoxin 3 — encoded protein: MARVEVFTTPSCPYCVRAKRLLSERGIAYEEIDLSGDDALRADVMRRSGRRTVPQIFIDGASIGGYDELAALDGRGELASMVGKA